The uncultured Cohaesibacter sp. genomic sequence GGCGTGGCGACCCTGTTGCAGACCATCACGATTGGCCCTGTGGGCGCGGCGTTGCCAGTGGTTCAGGGCACCAGCTTTGCCTTCCTGCCCGTGATGATTCCACTGGTCGCAGGCAAAGGCATTGATGGCATGGCTGCGCTCTATACTGGTATCTTTATCGGCGGTCTGTTCCACGCCTTCCTTGGCCTGTTCATCGGCAAGATCCGCTTTGCCCTGCCACCATTGGTCACCGGCCTTGTGGTCATGATGATCGGGCTGGCGCTGATCAAGGTCGGCATCCAATATTCCGCGGGCGGAGCCCATATGGTCGGCAAGCCCGAATTCGGTACGCTCACCAGTTGGGCCTGCGCAGCAGTCGTGATCTTCGTTACGCTCGGTCTCAAATTCTATGCCCGTGGCATGTGGGCCATCTCTGCTGTTCTTCTCGGCCTTATCGCCGGATATGTCTTTGCCATCGGCATTGGCAAGCTGTCTCCGGCCAGCATTGCCGGTTCCTGGAACAATGCGGCTGCCTTTGCTCTGCCGATGCCGTTCAAATATGGCTTTGAAATGTCCTTTGCCGCTATCATCGGCTTCTGCCTGATGGCTGTCGTTTCCGCCATTGAAACCGTGGGCGATGTCTCCGGCATCACCAAGGGTGGCGCGGGTCGCGAGGCAACCGACAAGGAAATTGCGGGCGCAACCTATGCTGATGGTCTGGGCACAGCTCTGGCCGGTATCTTTGGTGGGCTTCCCAACACCTCTTTCTCACAGAATGTGGGTCTGGTTGCCATCACCGGCGTCATGAGCCGTCACGTGGTCACCTTCGGTGCAATCTTCCTGATCATCTGCGGCCTGATACCGAAAGTCGGCAGCCTCATCCGCACCATCCCGATCGAGGTGCTTGGTGGCGGCGTTGTCGTGATGTTCGGTATGGTCGTGGCGTCCGGCATTTCCATGTTGGCCGACGTCAACTGGAACCGACGCAATATGGTGATCTTCGCCATTGCCCTGTCCGTAGGTCTGGGCCTTCAGCTTGAGCCTAGCGCTTTGCAATATGTTCCGGGCACTCTGAAGGTTCTGCTGACCTCTGGTCTGTTGCCTGCAGCACTCATTGCCGTTGTGCTCAATCTGATCCTGCCTGAAGAGCTGGCAGCGGAATCCACCGAAGAGGTTTCCGGTGGTATGGCTGGTCACAGTCAGGAAATTCAGCCCGGCGAATGAGCGCAATGATTAAATACTGAAAATCAAAAGCCCGCCGAATTTCGGCGGGCTTTTTCTTTGGTTTGCCCAAGGGTGGGAAGGCGTATCAAAATAGCTCGGACTCTGCCACTTCAGGCCGCTTTGCTGAAAGAAGAACGGTCAGCAACTCGGCGGCGACCATCGCGGCGATGACCTCGGGCCGCTTGTCCCGCACCATGTCATGCGCACCGATTGGGCAGACGAGAGATTCGAGATGTCTGGCCGCAAGGTTTGGTTCCTGGCGTTTTAACCAATGGCTGAAAGTGCCCCGTTTGCTTTTAGAGCCGATCATGCCGACATAGGCTGCATCCTCGCGGCCAAGGACTTCGCGGGCCAGCAGGAAATCAAGCGCGTGATCGTGGGTCAGGATGAGATAGGCACTTTCCGGCGGTGCTGTGCGAATGTCAGCTTCGGGCAGAGCAGACAGGCGCTGCTCCACCGGCACATCAACCAGCGCCAGTTCCCCTGCGCGGCTATCCACGATGATAGGCCTTACGGGAAGCAAATGCAGCGCCCTTGCAAGGGCACGCCCTACATGTCCGGCGCCGAAGATATAGACATGAGGCCGGGCCTCTTCTCGCCGTTGCTCTTCTGCGATTTCCTCTATCTTCAGGGTTTCATCCATCAACAAAAAGGTCAACGTGACCGCTCCACCGCAACATTGACCGATTTCAGGGCCAAGCGGCACGGCCATCTGTTTATCGGTGTTGCCACGCGCCAACATTCGGCGGGCTTCATCAATAGCAATATATTCCAGTTGGCCGCCACCGATGGTGCCATGCATCCCCTCGGGCGAGACATAAAGCGATGCTCCAGCCTCACGCGGCGAAGAGCCCTTGATCGCGCCGAGAGAAACCTTCACGACGCTTTTGGACTCAAACAGAAAAGACGCCAACCCCTTAGCCATCATGGCTCCCCTTTGCCATCAGGTCTTCCATCGCCATCAACACCCGCTCAGGCGTTGCGGGCGTATCCAGCCTTGGGCAGATTTTATAGTCTGCCACACTGGCCACGGCCATGGAGAGGGCCTCCAGTACGGAAATTGCGAGCATGAAGGGCGGTTCCCCCACCGCTTTGGAGCGCTTGATCGTGCGCTCGGCATTCTGGGACCATTCGGCCAGTTCGACATTGAAAATGCGGGGAATGTCGCTCGCTAGCGGAATTTTGTAGGTGCTGGGCGCATGGGTTCTAAGCCGCCCGTCCTTATCCCACCATAGCTCTTCTGTGGTCAGCCAGCCCATGCCCTGAACAAAGGCACCTTCCACCTGCCCCTGATCCAGTATCGGGTTGAGCGACTGACCCACGTCATGAATGATATCAGTGCGATCAATGACATATTCCCCCGTCAGACGATTGACGGTCACTTCCGAGACCGCCGCTCCATAGGCAAAATAGAAAAACGGCCGGCCCTGCCCCTTCTCCCGATCCCAATGGATTTTGGGCGTCTTGTAAAACCCAGCGGCTGAAAGATGCACCCGTGCCAGATAAGCCTGTTTGATCACCTCATTAAAAGACACATGCTTTTCGCCAATCTTCACCCGGTTGGGCAGAAAGGTGATCTCACCCTCTGGCACGTCCCATTTCTCACATAGAAAGGCCACCAGCCGCCCCTTGATTTGATTGGCAGCATCAAGGGCAGCCATGCCATTCAAATCCGAGCCGGAAGACGCTGCCGTCGCCGATGTGTTGGGCACTTTGTCGGTGGTTGTGCGCGTGATCTTGATCCGACCGACATCGACCTGAAAGGCATCAGCCACCACCTGCGCCACCTTGGTATTGAGCCCCTGCCCCATCTCCGTGCCGCCATGATTGAGCTGGATCGAGCCATCGGAATAGACATGAATGAGGCTGCCTGCCTGATTGAAGTGGGTGGCGGTAAAGGAAATACCGAATTTGACCGGCGTCAACGCCAGCCCCTTGCGATAGAGCCCATGGCCGGCATTCGCTTTGGCATTGAAAGCCAATATGTCGGCGCGACGGGCCTGATAGTTTGACTTGGCCTCCATCTCGTCGATGAGGCGTGGCAGGATATTGTCCTCCACCTGCTGATGGTAAGGTGTCAGATCCCGCCCGGCACCGCCATAGAAATTGACCTTACGCACCTCCAGCGGATCCTTGCCCAGAGCGAAAGCGATTTCCTCGATCATGCGCTCGGCAACGACCACGCCTTGCGGTCCGCCAAAACCACGAAAGGCCGTGTTGGACACCGTGTTGGTCTTTATAGGATGGGACCGCAGCAGCACATTAGGGTAGAAATAGGCATTGTCGGCGTGAAACAGCGCCCGGTCCGTCACCGGGCCGGAGAGATCAGCGGCAAATCCGCAGCGCGCCAGAAAATCGCTCTCGACGGCAGCAATCACTCCGTCATCATCAAAGGCAACATCATATTCGACGACGAAATCATGGCGCTTGCCGGTGGCCGTCATGTCATCATCGCGATCTGGTCGGATCTTGACCGGCAGGCCGAATTTGCGCGCGGCAAGGGCGGCGACAACGCAGAAGATATTCATCTGCGATTCCTTGCCCCCAAAGCCACCACCAAGACGGC encodes the following:
- the xdhB gene encoding xanthine dehydrogenase molybdopterin binding subunit, with protein sequence MKQDIKTEDAIRGEVHKNLPHESAQKHVSGQADYTDDIREPIGTLHAYLGLSDVAHAKLVDMDFSACLAMEGVVGVITAKDIIAPGYNDISANHLDDEPVFPTDEIQFLGQPLFAVVARTRAEARKAAAEAKVTCEPLPAQIDALEAKETGYPYVAKPLKLERGDVIKGFACAANRIKGQIRIGGQDHMYLEGQIAFALPGEDEDMLIRTSTQHPSEAQHMVAQVLGIPSHSVTVEVRRLGGGFGGKESQMNIFCVVAALAARKFGLPVKIRPDRDDDMTATGKRHDFVVEYDVAFDDDGVIAAVESDFLARCGFAADLSGPVTDRALFHADNAYFYPNVLLRSHPIKTNTVSNTAFRGFGGPQGVVVAERMIEEIAFALGKDPLEVRKVNFYGGAGRDLTPYHQQVEDNILPRLIDEMEAKSNYQARRADILAFNAKANAGHGLYRKGLALTPVKFGISFTATHFNQAGSLIHVYSDGSIQLNHGGTEMGQGLNTKVAQVVADAFQVDVGRIKITRTTTDKVPNTSATAASSGSDLNGMAALDAANQIKGRLVAFLCEKWDVPEGEITFLPNRVKIGEKHVSFNEVIKQAYLARVHLSAAGFYKTPKIHWDREKGQGRPFFYFAYGAAVSEVTVNRLTGEYVIDRTDIIHDVGQSLNPILDQGQVEGAFVQGMGWLTTEELWWDKDGRLRTHAPSTYKIPLASDIPRIFNVELAEWSQNAERTIKRSKAVGEPPFMLAISVLEALSMAVASVADYKICPRLDTPATPERVLMAMEDLMAKGSHDG
- a CDS encoding nucleobase:cation symporter-2 family protein, translating into MKTNSIGTPEQLRDPNYTPPLLKAIPLGIQHVLAMFIANVTPAIIVAGAAGFGFGSNSPDFPELLYMIQMSMLIAGVATLLQTITIGPVGAALPVVQGTSFAFLPVMIPLVAGKGIDGMAALYTGIFIGGLFHAFLGLFIGKIRFALPPLVTGLVVMMIGLALIKVGIQYSAGGAHMVGKPEFGTLTSWACAAVVIFVTLGLKFYARGMWAISAVLLGLIAGYVFAIGIGKLSPASIAGSWNNAAAFALPMPFKYGFEMSFAAIIGFCLMAVVSAIETVGDVSGITKGGAGREATDKEIAGATYADGLGTALAGIFGGLPNTSFSQNVGLVAITGVMSRHVVTFGAIFLIICGLIPKVGSLIRTIPIEVLGGGVVVMFGMVVASGISMLADVNWNRRNMVIFAIALSVGLGLQLEPSALQYVPGTLKVLLTSGLLPAALIAVVLNLILPEELAAESTEEVSGGMAGHSQEIQPGE
- the xdhC gene encoding xanthine dehydrogenase accessory protein XdhC; translated protein: MMAKGLASFLFESKSVVKVSLGAIKGSSPREAGASLYVSPEGMHGTIGGGQLEYIAIDEARRMLARGNTDKQMAVPLGPEIGQCCGGAVTLTFLLMDETLKIEEIAEEQRREEARPHVYIFGAGHVGRALARALHLLPVRPIIVDSRAGELALVDVPVEQRLSALPEADIRTAPPESAYLILTHDHALDFLLAREVLGREDAAYVGMIGSKSKRGTFSHWLKRQEPNLAARHLESLVCPIGAHDMVRDKRPEVIAAMVAAELLTVLLSAKRPEVAESELF